From a region of the Malania oleifera isolate guangnan ecotype guangnan chromosome 12, ASM2987363v1, whole genome shotgun sequence genome:
- the LOC131145157 gene encoding histone H3.2-like, which produces MARTKQTARKSTGGKAPRKQLATKAARKSAPATGGVKKPHRFRPGTVALREIRKYQKSTELLIRKLPFQRLVREIAQDFKTDLRFQSGAVAALQEAAEAYLVGVFEDSNLCAIHAKRVTIMPKDIQLARRIRGERV; this is translated from the coding sequence atgGCGAGGACGAAGCAGACAGCTCGCAAATCGACGGGAGGGAAGGCTCCTCGGAAGCAGCTGGCGACGAAGGCTGCTCGGAAGTCGGCACCGGCGACCGGCGGAGTGAAGAAGCCCCACCGGTTCAGGCCGGGGACCGTGGCGCTTCGCGAGATCCGCAAGTACCAGAAGAGCACGGAGCTTTTGATCCGGAAGCTCCCGTTTCAGAGGTTAGTGCGCGAGATCGCTCAGGACTTCAAGACCGATCTGCGGTTCCAGAGCGGCGCTGTGGCGGCTCTCCAGGAAGCTGCCGAGGCATACTTGGTAGGTGTTTTTGAGGACTCCAATCTCTGCGCGATTCACGCCAAGAGAGTCACCATCATGCCGAAGGATATTCAGCTTGCGAGGAGAATCCGCGGAGAGAGGGTTtaa
- the LOC131144016 gene encoding uncharacterized protein LOC131144016 has translation MLLTPSCDKLLQQLLKVVPGIGIGPCNLYQLVHSRRWNSCSPATCSSRRIVRTSAQLMSMVQGERETLKKFMHRFNTATLEICNLNMGVALVALTTALQPGNFLYSLGKKLSADMGKLMARAHKYITLEEMMDTRGNHIELKRKGSSREMGEPFRPKKRQETSTLLANSESRGQSSKFSIYIPLNTPRSDVLMHIRKKDYVSWPEPMRTTSYKCNMSKFCQFYRDHGHDTEECIQLKNEIEALIKRGYLSRFIKKEDRQGESREQKKWG, from the coding sequence ATGCTCCTGACACCATCATGTGACAAGCTTTTACAGCAACTCTTAAAAGTAGTGCCAGGGATTGGTATCGGACCTTGCAACCTATATCAATTGGTTCATTCTCGGAGATGGAACAGTTGTTCACCGGCCACTTGCAGTAGTCGAAGAATCGTTAGAACATCAGCCCAGCTAATGAGCATGGTCCAAGGAGAAAGGGAGACACTGAAGAAGTTCATGCACCGCTTCAACACCGCAACCCTAGAGATCTGCAACCTAAACATGGGGGTAGCTTTGGTAGCTTTGACCACGGCCCTGCAACCCGGAAACTTCCTGTACTCTCTAGGGAAGAAGCTGTCGGCTGATATGGGAAAATTGATGGCTCGAGCACACAAGTACATCACCTTGGAAGAAATGATGGACACCAGGGGAAATCACATCGAGCTCAAAAGGAAAGGTAGTAGTCGGGAGATGGGAGAACCTTTTAGACCAAAAAAGAGACAAGAGACCAGTACGCTGCTCGCCAACTCTGAGTCAAGAGGGCAGTCAAGTAAGTTCTCCATCTATATACCTCTAAACACACCGCGGTCCGATGTGTTGATGCACATAAGGAAGAAGGACTATGTTTCatggcctgaacctatgcgaacCACTTCATACAAATgcaacatgtccaagttctgtcAATTCTATAGGGATCATGGGCACGATACAGAGGAGTGTATTCAGCTGAAGAACGAGATTGAAGCCTTGATCAAAAGGGGATACTTGTCGAGATTCATAAAGAAGGAAGATCGACAAGGGGAATCTCGAGAACAGAAAAAATGGGGATGA